A DNA window from Rossellomorea marisflavi contains the following coding sequences:
- the spoIID gene encoding stage II sporulation protein D codes for MKQWKPVLLTFSLFIIIIITIPALLVLPFSSGKETANLDEAKAKQTANKDMDQSMEVAVYRSNDDLIEKLPLEQYVVGVVAGEMPADFEPEALKAQALAARTYIVNQLLVDDSNVPKGADVTDTVAHQVYKNEKELAKLWGADYEWKIKKIKDAVHGTMGKVLTYKDKPITAAFFSTSNGYTENSESYWENELPYLRSVESPWDSKSPKFEDQVVIKTSDFQKKLGVTLPKDGSVGTITGRTEGKRVANVEINGKKFTGREIRDKLNLKSSDFTWSLKGDHIVISTKGFGHGVGMSQYGANGMAEEGKDYKQIVQHYYKDVKITQADTLLKKVTAQR; via the coding sequence ATGAAGCAATGGAAACCCGTACTACTCACCTTCTCACTCTTTATCATCATCATCATCACGATTCCCGCTCTGCTGGTACTCCCCTTCTCATCAGGAAAAGAAACAGCCAACCTGGACGAAGCCAAAGCCAAACAAACCGCCAACAAAGACATGGACCAATCCATGGAGGTGGCCGTCTATCGTTCAAACGACGACCTCATCGAAAAACTGCCCCTCGAGCAGTACGTCGTGGGAGTCGTAGCCGGTGAAATGCCTGCCGACTTTGAACCCGAAGCCTTGAAGGCCCAGGCGCTGGCTGCCAGGACCTATATTGTGAATCAGCTTCTAGTGGATGACTCCAACGTACCCAAAGGTGCCGATGTGACCGACACGGTTGCCCATCAGGTATACAAGAATGAGAAAGAGCTCGCCAAACTATGGGGAGCGGACTATGAATGGAAAATCAAAAAAATCAAAGATGCCGTACATGGGACGATGGGCAAAGTCCTGACGTACAAAGATAAGCCGATCACGGCTGCCTTTTTCTCGACAAGCAACGGGTACACCGAGAACTCTGAATCCTATTGGGAGAATGAGCTCCCATACTTACGGAGTGTCGAGAGCCCTTGGGATTCTAAATCCCCGAAATTTGAAGACCAAGTCGTGATCAAGACAAGCGACTTTCAAAAGAAGCTGGGGGTCACCCTGCCGAAGGATGGCAGCGTCGGTACGATCACCGGGCGCACGGAAGGGAAGCGGGTTGCCAACGTGGAGATCAACGGCAAGAAGTTTACCGGACGGGAGATACGCGATAAGCTGAATCTGAAATCATCGGACTTCACCTGGTCACTGAAAGGCGATCATATCGTCATTTCAACGAAAGGCTTCGGTCACGGCGTGGGTATGAGTCAATACGGAGCTAACGGGATGGCTGAGGAAGGAAAGGACTATAAGCAGATCGTCCAGCATTATTATAAGGACGTGAAGATTACACAGGCAGATACCTTGTTGAAAAAAGTCACGGCACAGCGCTGA
- a CDS encoding M23 family metallopeptidase — MKRRWAYPAIYLASAAVVITGILWYQASNDVNEKAKDYSYDGVPTENQFDQPAEEVNRSLENFVMPVAKPDETVIEKEFYDANATAEEQEAALIVHGNEYYPNQGLDISKEGKNFNVLAAMSGEVTKVQEDALLGNTIEIEHSKGVVTRYQSVKDFKVAVGDTVKQGQEIAKAGKSGLNEEAGVHVHFEIRKDSLAVNPLEYFNKSLATLQEADLDQQVSTEQASEDKGTEEKKDAAEEKKESEGNEGQAKPKQGAEKKESDESSTTPDAADTKDEE; from the coding sequence TTGAAAAGGCGCTGGGCCTATCCAGCAATCTACTTGGCAAGTGCAGCAGTCGTGATCACAGGGATTTTGTGGTACCAGGCATCAAATGATGTGAACGAGAAAGCAAAGGATTACAGCTATGATGGAGTTCCTACCGAAAATCAATTTGATCAACCTGCAGAAGAAGTCAACCGTTCACTCGAAAACTTTGTAATGCCAGTTGCCAAGCCGGATGAAACCGTCATTGAGAAAGAATTCTATGATGCTAATGCCACGGCCGAAGAACAGGAAGCAGCGCTCATCGTCCACGGAAATGAGTACTACCCGAACCAAGGGCTCGACATCTCGAAAGAAGGTAAGAACTTCAATGTCCTTGCTGCCATGAGTGGAGAAGTCACAAAGGTTCAGGAAGATGCCCTACTTGGAAACACGATTGAAATCGAGCATTCCAAAGGTGTCGTCACACGTTACCAATCAGTCAAAGACTTCAAGGTTGCAGTAGGTGACACAGTCAAGCAAGGTCAGGAAATTGCGAAAGCAGGCAAGAGCGGTCTGAACGAAGAAGCAGGAGTACACGTACACTTTGAAATCCGCAAAGACAGCTTAGCCGTAAATCCGCTTGAGTACTTCAATAAGTCCCTTGCCACTCTTCAAGAAGCTGACTTGGATCAACAAGTATCCACAGAGCAAGCTTCTGAAGACAAAGGTACAGAAGAGAAGAAAGATGCTGCTGAAGAAAAGAAAGAGTCTGAAGGAAACGAAGGACAAGCCAAGCCTAAACAAGGCGCGGAGAAGAAAGAGTCCGATGAGTCCAGCACTACCCCGGACGCAGCTGATACTAAAGACGAAGAATGA
- a CDS encoding VanZ family protein, whose amino-acid sequence MKSVLKIGLTVAPFLYMLLIWYLSSNPDDKVLSLQERDLDRFIKESLHLIEFGILYALFVLALLAHGKLTYAVNTVAALIAIFYGFTDEIHQAFVPARSATMIDAAKDLIGVTVLYWLVNHTYFRSPDRPLGRWLKSVENYFTA is encoded by the coding sequence ATGAAATCTGTATTGAAAATCGGGCTGACCGTAGCCCCTTTCTTATATATGCTCTTGATCTGGTATCTCTCAAGCAATCCCGATGACAAGGTCCTGAGCCTCCAAGAACGAGATCTGGATCGTTTCATCAAGGAATCTCTCCACCTGATCGAGTTCGGGATCCTTTACGCCCTATTTGTCCTTGCCCTTCTAGCTCATGGAAAACTCACCTATGCTGTCAATACCGTTGCCGCCTTGATTGCCATCTTTTATGGATTCACAGATGAAATCCATCAGGCCTTTGTTCCGGCACGTTCTGCCACCATGATCGACGCCGCCAAGGATCTGATCGGTGTCACCGTCCTCTATTGGCTCGTCAACCACACGTACTTCCGCTCTCCAGACCGTCCGCTGGGCCGTTGGTTAAAATCAGTAGAGAACTATTTTACAGCGTAA